The Rhodopirellula halodulae genome includes the window GGCTGTTTGGGTGTGACATTTGCCAAGAGGTGTGCCCTTGGAACCGACGCCCGGCGAAGCGTTCGCAAGAAATGACCGGATTGAGACAGCATCGCCGTGAGGGTTGGGGAAAGCAATCATCTGACGGTTGGTTCGAGCTGGAATCGCTTTTCTTGATGGATGACGACGAGTTTCGCCATCGTTTTCGAAAAACGCCGTTTTGGCGTTCACGGCGTCGAGGAATGTTGCGTAACGCAATCATCGTGATGGGGAATCAGCCTCGTCCGGAACACTTGGGACGTCTGTTCGGCGTCTTGGATGAGGACGACCCGATTCTTCGTGCTGCGGCCGTTTGGGCCATCCTTCAGCATGAGGATGAAGCGGCCAAGGAACGATTGGTCTCATACCGCCATCGAGAGACCGATCCGCTTGTCGTCGCTGAATTCGAGAAAAAGTAGTCACCGGGGTCCCATGAATGGGTGGTGGCTCCTAAGGAGGTGCAGGCCACCTTGAGGTCCACGTGCGGCCGCGATCGAGGCTCAAGTTCGGTTTGTATCGTTTGGTGAAGCGAAATGTTTGGTTTGGGTGGATTTTATCGGATAAAACAGTGAAGTCACTGTGAACGAAACCCTCCGAGACTGCTTATTTTAACGTAGTCTTGAAACTCCCTCCTCATTTCGAACGACCATTGGAAGCATTGGGTATGAATCGAACCTGCCGTTTTTTGGCAACCCTCGTCGCCGTTGTGGCGAGCGTGGGAAGTGCGTCGACCAGCTTCGCCGCGGATCTGCCACCGTTCTCGAAAGTCTCTGAAGGCTACAAGCAACTTCCTGTTTCCGACCAAGCGGCTACCAAGGGCTTGTTCAATGTTTGGAAGCACGAGAAGGAATCATCTGTTATCGCCGAGCTGCCCAAGAATTTCGCGGGCAAGAAATACTTCGTCGCATTGACGCTCAGCAGTGGTGACAAGTACGCAGGACTCCAGTCGGGCGACTGGGTGGTTCAGTGGCGTCGCTACAACAATCGCTTGGCGTTGATCGCTCCCAACTTGGATATTCGCGCCACGGGAGATGCGGAATCCAAAGCGTCCGTGAAGCGGCTGTTCACTGACCGCGTGCTTCTGGACGTGCCAATCCTCGCGATGGGGCCCAGCGGTGGTCCGGTGATCGACTTGGATAGCATGTTGATTGGCAACGCCACGACCTTCTTCGGTTCGTCGGTGCGTTTGGCCAACAGTCGTCTGTTCGAGGTCGAGGCCGCGAAGGTTTTTCCTGAAAACGTTGAGCTGGCTTTTGAGGTTGTTGGAAGCGGCGGACGTCTGCAAACGCTTCACTATTCTTTCAGCGAAGTGCCAAGTAGCTCGAGTGGTTACAAGCCACGTGAAGCGGATGAACGGGTTGGCTTCTTCGTGACGTCCTTTTCTGATTTGAGCAAGTATCAAGACGACGAGACCCGCGTTCGCTACATCAATCGTTGGCATCTGGAAAAACGCGATCCGAAGTTGAAGCTGAGTCCTCCGAAAGAGCCGATTCGTTTCTACGTGGAACACACGGCTCCCGTCCGCTATCGACGTTGGATCAAGCAAGGCGTGGATTATTGGAACAAGGCTTTTGAAAAGGTCGGAATCGTTGACGCGATTGTCATCGAGTATCAAGACGCGGTTAGCAAAGCCCACATGGAGAAGGATCCCGAGGATGTTCGGTACAACTTCATTCGTTGGTTGAACAACGACGTCGGCACCGCGATTGGACCCAGTCGCGTTCATCCGGAAACGGGTCAGATTTTGGACGCTGACATTATCCTCACCGATGGTTGGATTCGTCACTTCAATTTCAACTACAACGACTTGATGCCCAAGTTAGCAATGGAAGGCGTGAGCGCTGAAACGCTGGCTTGGTTGGGCAATCATCCCAATTGGGACCCTCGCATCCGAATGGGCGCCAAAGAATCAGTCAATGCGTTGCGAAACAAGTACGCTCGCCAAGCTCAAGAACCCATGGCCGGTTTCGCGATGTCTCAAGCGGATCCCTCGTTGCTGGGTGACGATGAGTACGACGGGCTGATCGGCCAAGTCAGCCAAAAGAATGGCCTTTGCATGGCCGCCGCTGGACGGAGCATGGATTTGGCGTTCGCTCGCATGAATTGGGGATTGGCCCTGATGGCTGACGAGGAAGCCAAGAAGAAAAAGGAAGAAGACGAAAAGAAAGCGGCGGAAGAGAAGGCTGAGAAGGACGACGAAACCTCTGACGAAACCGCCGAAGCCGGCAAAGAAGAGTCGAAAGAAGAATCCGACGAAGAAAAGGATTCGGAAGAAGACAAAACGGCAGAGAAGAAGGACGAACCGAAAGAAGAGGATGAGCTTCTCGACGGAATTCCGGAGTGGTTTGTCGGTCCTTTGCTGGCCGATTTGGTGGCCCACGAAGTCGGGCACACGCTGGGTCTTCGCCACAACTTCAAAGCTTCGGCGTTGTACACCATCGGTGAAATCAACAGCGAAGACGTGAAGGGAAAGAAGCCATTCACCGCTTCGGTCATGGACTATGTGCCGATCAACTATCGCTATGAGGCCGGTGAGGTCCAGGGCGATTACGGCATGATCGACATCGGTCCGTATGATTACTGGGCCATCGAGTACGGCTACACGTTCAGTGATTCCAAGTTGAAAGACATTCTGAAGCGATGCTCTGAACCAGAATTGCAATACGCAACGGACGAGGACACTAGCGGTCCCGACCCCTACGCTCGACGTTACGACTTCGGCAAGGACCCGTTGACGTATGGAGAAGAGCAAATGCGTTTGGCTCAGCTCTATCGTGAACGTCTGCTAGAAAAATTCGTCAAAGATGGCGATAGCTGGTCGAAAGCTCGACGGGGTTACGAACTGACTCTCGGTCTGCAAACCAAAGCGGTCAGCATGATGTCCAATTGGATTGGCGGAGCCTTCGTCAATCGTGACAAGAAAGGCGATCCCGGAAACCGGGTTCCTGTCGAAGTCGTTCCCGCTGAAGATCAGCGTGCGGCATTGCAGTTTGTGATCAACACCAGTTTCCGTGACGAGTCTTATGGGCTGAGCACAGAGATTTTGGAGCGGTTGGGCATCGACAAATGGTTGGACAGTGGCCGTGGTATTTCAAACGAAGCCACATGGCCTATCCATGATCGAATTCTTGGAATGCAGGCCACGACCCTGACCTTGTTGATGAACCCAACCACACTGCGACGTGTCTATGACAACGAACTGCGGCTGCCATCCGATGCGGATGCGTTGACGTTGCCTGAGTTGTTAGACACCGTCAGCGACGCTGTCTGGGAAGAGCTCGATGAGGAGTGCCCAGACGACCGAAATGATCGCAAGCCGATGATCAGCTCGTTGCGTCGCAACTTGCAACGCGAACACATCCAGCGATTGGTGGACCTGATTCTGGAGGAAGGCCAAGACACCGCGGCGTATCATCCGATCAGCAATTTGGCTCGGATGCAGCTTCGGACGTTGGCCAGCCGAATGGGGTCTTCGATCGAAAA containing:
- a CDS encoding zinc-dependent metalloprotease; protein product: MNRTCRFLATLVAVVASVGSASTSFAADLPPFSKVSEGYKQLPVSDQAATKGLFNVWKHEKESSVIAELPKNFAGKKYFVALTLSSGDKYAGLQSGDWVVQWRRYNNRLALIAPNLDIRATGDAESKASVKRLFTDRVLLDVPILAMGPSGGPVIDLDSMLIGNATTFFGSSVRLANSRLFEVEAAKVFPENVELAFEVVGSGGRLQTLHYSFSEVPSSSSGYKPREADERVGFFVTSFSDLSKYQDDETRVRYINRWHLEKRDPKLKLSPPKEPIRFYVEHTAPVRYRRWIKQGVDYWNKAFEKVGIVDAIVIEYQDAVSKAHMEKDPEDVRYNFIRWLNNDVGTAIGPSRVHPETGQILDADIILTDGWIRHFNFNYNDLMPKLAMEGVSAETLAWLGNHPNWDPRIRMGAKESVNALRNKYARQAQEPMAGFAMSQADPSLLGDDEYDGLIGQVSQKNGLCMAAAGRSMDLAFARMNWGLALMADEEAKKKKEEDEKKAAEEKAEKDDETSDETAEAGKEESKEESDEEKDSEEDKTAEKKDEPKEEDELLDGIPEWFVGPLLADLVAHEVGHTLGLRHNFKASALYTIGEINSEDVKGKKPFTASVMDYVPINYRYEAGEVQGDYGMIDIGPYDYWAIEYGYTFSDSKLKDILKRCSEPELQYATDEDTSGPDPYARRYDFGKDPLTYGEEQMRLAQLYRERLLEKFVKDGDSWSKARRGYELTLGLQTKAVSMMSNWIGGAFVNRDKKGDPGNRVPVEVVPAEDQRAALQFVINTSFRDESYGLSTEILERLGIDKWLDSGRGISNEATWPIHDRILGMQATTLTLLMNPTTLRRVYDNELRLPSDADALTLPELLDTVSDAVWEELDEECPDDRNDRKPMISSLRRNLQREHIQRLVDLILEEGQDTAAYHPISNLARMQLRTLASRMGSSIEKCGKKMDAYSMAHLTECKERVQRALDAGYTYGGGNAKGPTIMMMMGSETGDVSN